The following are from one region of the Andrena cerasifolii isolate SP2316 chromosome 1, iyAndCera1_principal, whole genome shotgun sequence genome:
- the Ciao1 gene encoding cytosolic iron-sulfur assembly component 1 isoform X1: MGTLVLKQTLSGHRGRVWNVCWHPKGNCLASCGEDKTIIIWGLQEPKWVIKTILTEGHTRTIREVAWSPCGNYIASASFDATTAVWDKKSGQFECNATLEGHENEVKSVSWSRSGQLLATCSRDKSVWIWEVNDDEYECAAVINAHTQDVKKVRWHPNEEIVASASYDNSVKIFKEDVADNDWSLVATLASHTSTVWSLAWDKTGNRIATCSDDQTVKIWQEYKPGNEPGIVTANNESVWKCVCTISGYHTRTIYDIDWCKTSGLLVTACGDDIIRIFKEDRDSDPHQLSFSMVCSMDTAHTQDVNCVQWNPIVPGQLASASDDGLVKIWFYNE, encoded by the exons ATGGGTACATTGGTATTAAAGCAAACTTTGAGCGGACATAGAGGAAGGGTGTGGAATGTTTGTTGGCACCCTAAGGGCAATTGCCTCGCGTCTTGCGGCGAGGATAAAACAATTATAATATGGGGGCTGCAGGAGCCCAAGTGGGTTATAAAAACTATCCTCACCGAGGGGCATACAAGAACTATTAGAGAAGTAGCGTGGTCCCCTTGCGGCAATTACATAGCGTCGGCTAGCTTCGACGCCACCACCGCTGTGTGGGACAAAAAGTCTGGGCAGTTCGAATGTAACGCGACCTTGGAGGGGCACGAGAACGAAGTGAAAAGTGTTAGTTGGTCTCGTAGCGGACAGTTGTTGGCTACTTGTAGTCGAGATAAATCTGTTTGGATATGGGAAGTGAACGACGACGAGTATGAATGCGCTGCCGTTATTAATGCTCACACTCAAGATGTTAAAAAG GTCCGGTGGCATCCTAACGAAGAGATTGTAGCGTCCGCTAGTTACGACAACTCGGTAAAGATATTCAAGGAGGACGTAGCGGACAACGACTGGTCGCTCGTGGCAACTTTAGCGTCTCACACCTCGACGGTTTGGAGCCTCGCGTGGGACAAAACTGGTAATCGGATAGCGACTTGCAGTGACGATCAAACAGTGAAAATATGGCAAGAGTATAAACCTGGTAACGAGCCTGGAATCGTTACGGCGAACAATGAATCTGTTTGGAAGTGCGTGTGCACGATATCCGGATACCATACGAGGACAATTTACGATATCGATTGGTGTAAAACTAGTGGTTTACTAGTGACGGCGTGTGGCGACGacattattagaatatttaaagaggACAGAGATTCTGATCCTCATCAACTGTCTTTTAGTATGGTTTGTTCGATGGATACCGCGCACACCCAAGATGTGAATTGTGTGCAGTGGAATCCTATCGTTCCTGGACAACTCGCATCGGCTAGTGATGACGGTTTAGTGAAAATTTGGTTTTAC